In Enterocloster clostridioformis, one genomic interval encodes:
- a CDS encoding IclR family transcriptional regulator produces MATTKIIQSLERAMSILELFQNSVVELSLKDISEKLELNKSTTFGLVNSLAALGYLLQNEDNQRYCLGPKILCLTNALKMNNVLIRIAHPFLEQLSHKYHETVHSAVQSDNSVIYLDKVESDSSIFINTQMGVKNYMYCTGVGKCLLSYKTEAQIDQILSFPLKAKTYNTITRREALLNELKLSRERGYSMDNEEIEIGLTCVGFPVFKGFEDPGFAISISGATGRILDKLHSTDLIHDMQAAAAAMSWQIYNYQLPDVNL; encoded by the coding sequence ATGGCAACAACAAAAATCATCCAATCTTTAGAGCGCGCCATGTCCATTTTGGAACTTTTTCAGAACAGTGTGGTAGAATTAAGCTTAAAGGACATTTCCGAGAAGTTGGAATTAAATAAAAGTACCACCTTTGGCCTTGTGAACAGTCTTGCGGCACTGGGCTATCTTTTACAGAACGAAGATAATCAAAGGTACTGCCTTGGGCCTAAGATATTGTGTCTCACCAATGCGCTTAAAATGAATAATGTCCTGATACGGATTGCACATCCTTTTCTTGAACAGCTCTCTCACAAATATCATGAAACGGTACACAGTGCAGTACAGTCCGATAACAGCGTCATTTACCTGGATAAAGTAGAATCGGACTCATCTATTTTTATCAACACTCAAATGGGTGTTAAAAACTACATGTATTGTACCGGCGTAGGCAAATGCCTTTTGTCTTACAAAACAGAAGCACAAATTGACCAAATCCTTTCCTTCCCCCTCAAGGCAAAGACATACAATACAATCACCCGGAGAGAAGCGCTATTAAACGAGCTGAAGCTAAGCCGGGAGCGCGGATATTCTATGGATAACGAAGAAATTGAAATTGGTCTCACATGTGTGGGTTTCCCTGTTTTTAAAGGTTTTGAAGATCCTGGCTTTGCCATCAGTATATCCGGAGCAACCGGCAGAATTCTGGACAAATTACATAGTACAGATCTGATCCACGACATGCAGGCTGCTGCCGCAGCAATGTCATGGCAGATCTATAATTATCAGCTTCCTGATGTCAACCTATGA
- a CDS encoding restriction endonuclease subunit S, which translates to MTFRILLQGLIIVMRTEQSFFVPKQEIVDNGYDLSINKYKKTEYVTVEYPSTAEILDKLDTLETEIQKRLIELRGDAMIIKLGSVITEYSERNKNGENIPVNSVTNEQGFCTGYFSKEVASKDKTTYKIGPRGFFAYNPSRINVGSVDWQSCEDRVIVSPLYVVFDVSERIIRSYTTGSVRDNLKFSILSEFPISLPPINEQRRIAATLDKVEETIALRQEELTTLNHKISAPFWILQSAIFVLFSQNHQQYHLYVSWDMSFLQRWSFLYWNLRHHM; encoded by the coding sequence ATGACATTTCGGATATTATTGCAAGGTTTAATAATCGTAATGCGCACTGAACAGAGCTTCTTTGTGCCGAAACAGGAAATCGTAGATAATGGATATGACTTGTCCATAAACAAGTATAAAAAGACGGAGTATGTGACGGTAGAGTACCCCTCTACGGCAGAAATTCTGGACAAATTGGATACCTTGGAAACTGAGATCCAGAAGAGGTTGATAGAACTGAGGGGGGATGCTATGATAATTAAACTCGGATCTGTCATTACAGAGTATTCTGAACGCAACAAAAACGGAGAAAACATCCCAGTTAACAGTGTAACGAATGAGCAGGGATTTTGCACCGGATATTTCAGCAAAGAAGTGGCGAGCAAAGATAAGACTACATACAAAATTGGGCCTCGGGGCTTCTTTGCATATAACCCCTCCAGAATCAACGTGGGTTCTGTCGATTGGCAAAGTTGTGAGGATAGAGTTATAGTCAGTCCGCTATATGTAGTGTTCGATGTCAGTGAAAGAATTATAAGGTCATATACAACTGGCAGTGTGCGGGACAACCTCAAGTTTTCTATTTTGAGTGAGTTTCCGATAAGCCTCCCCCCGATAAATGAACAGCGAAGAATTGCTGCTACTCTGGATAAAGTGGAAGAGACTATAGCCTTACGGCAAGAGGAATTGACAACGCTGAACCACAAAATATCTGCGCCTTTCTGGATATTGCAATCGGCTATATTTGTTCTATTTTCGCAGAACCATCAACAGTACCATCTATATGTATCTTGGGATATGTCGTTCTTGCAACGGTGGTCATTCTTATATTGGAATTTGCGGCATCATATGTAA
- a CDS encoding HsdM family class I SAM-dependent methyltransferase, translated as MIPTSPGCGLAMNMMLHGVEDPHITYQDSLSGENTERDQYSLIMANPPFTGSVFQEEISKDLLALCKTRKTELLFVALFTKMLKVGGRCACIVPDGVLFGSSKARQAIRRELVERMSGSMT; from the coding sequence TTGATACCGACCAGTCCAGGCTGCGGATTAGCTATGAATATGATGCTCCACGGCGTTGAGGATCCGCACATCACCTATCAGGACTCCCTTTCCGGCGAGAACACCGAGCGTGACCAGTATTCCCTTATCATGGCAAACCCGCCATTTACCGGCAGTGTATTCCAAGAGGAAATCAGTAAGGATCTGCTGGCACTGTGCAAAACCAGAAAGACAGAATTGCTCTTTGTAGCGCTATTCACTAAGATGCTGAAAGTGGGCGGTCGCTGCGCTTGTATTGTTCCCGATGGCGTTCTCTTTGGTTCCTCTAAGGCGCGTCAGGCGATCCGCCGTGAGTTGGTGGAGAGGATGTCTGGTTCTATGACATGA
- a CDS encoding N-6 DNA methylase has product METEYKNLRWNVFHNFEPGQMLTNIQTYVFLIRTIGEGKDTAFSRYMKDTVFLIPTAKVLAKVVDGIDAMDMNNKDIMGDVYEYLLGKIAAAGENGQFRTHRHIINMMVALMKPALKDSIQRSLYQRESEKGTDEDRQYALLQVRSALRL; this is encoded by the coding sequence GTGGAAACAGAATATAAAAACCTTCGCTGGAATGTGTTTCACAACTTTGAACCTGGCCAGATGCTGACCAATATCCAAACCTATGTGTTTCTCATCAGAACCATCGGTGAAGGCAAGGATACTGCTTTCAGCCGCTATATGAAAGACACTGTGTTTCTGATCCCTACGGCAAAGGTGCTTGCCAAGGTTGTTGATGGCATTGATGCCATGGATATGAACAACAAGGATATTATGGGCGATGTTTACGAGTACCTTCTCGGTAAAATTGCCGCTGCCGGTGAAAACGGCCAGTTCCGTACACACCGGCACATCATCAATATGATGGTGGCGCTGATGAAGCCCGCTCTCAAGGACTCCATTCAGCGCAGCCTATATCAGCGAGAATCAGAAAAAGGAACTGATGAAGACCGACAATATGCGTTACTTCAAGTCCGGTCTGCTCTCCGGCTTTGA
- a CDS encoding type I restriction-modification system subunit M N-terminal domain-containing protein, which translates to MGAEKQVKNNWDTIWTGGITSPITVLEQITYLMFMKLLDDNQLKAEANANLLGVPQKSKVFQDLCDQREPPCGNRI; encoded by the coding sequence ATTGGAGCAGAAAAACAAGTAAAAAACAATTGGGACACCATATGGACTGGAGGTATTACCAGTCCCATTACTGTTCTGGAGCAAATCACCTATTTGATGTTTATGAAGCTGTTGGATGACAATCAGCTGAAAGCGGAGGCTAATGCCAATCTGCTGGGTGTTCCGCAGAAAAGCAAGGTGTTCCAGGATTTGTGTGATCAGCGAGAGCCCCCGTGTGGAAACAGAATATAA
- a CDS encoding ATP-binding protein, producing MERLILNKLLDWKNSPYRKPLILKGVRQVGKTWILKEFGRRYYENTAYFNFDENEEYKQFFETTKDVDRILQNLMLASGQKIIPEKTLIIFDEVQDCPKVINSMKYFCENAPQYHIACAGSLLGIALAKPSSFPVGKVNFMQIDPMTFIEFLLANGDENLAKYLETVDTIEPIPDAFFNPLYEKLKMYYVTGGMPESVLMWTEARDVAAMQEALSGIIGTYERDFAKHPNISEFPKISMIWKSIPSQLARENKKFIYKVVKEGARAREYEDALQWLVDSRLVHKIYRSSAPGLPVAAYDDLSAFKIYLVDVGLLRRLAQLAPTAFGEGNRLFTEFKGALTEDFVLQTLITQFEVIPRYWSQNNPPYEVDFLIQRENDIFPVEVKSETNTTSKSLKKFKELFPDQVKLRVRFSLDNLKMDDDVLNIPLFMADHADRLIGLALEQKNK from the coding sequence ATGGAACGATTGATTTTGAATAAGCTGCTGGATTGGAAGAATTCACCCTACCGCAAGCCTCTGATATTAAAAGGCGTGCGCCAGGTGGGCAAGACCTGGATTCTTAAAGAATTTGGCAGACGCTATTATGAAAATACCGCCTATTTTAACTTTGATGAAAATGAGGAATATAAGCAGTTCTTTGAAACCACCAAGGATGTAGATCGGATTTTGCAGAATCTGATGCTGGCCAGCGGTCAGAAGATTATACCGGAAAAGACACTCATCATCTTCGATGAGGTACAGGACTGCCCCAAGGTCATCAACTCCATGAAGTATTTCTGCGAGAATGCGCCGCAGTATCACATTGCCTGTGCCGGTTCTCTGTTGGGAATTGCCCTGGCGAAACCTTCGTCTTTCCCTGTGGGCAAGGTCAACTTCATGCAGATCGATCCTATGACCTTTATAGAGTTCCTGCTCGCCAACGGTGATGAGAATTTGGCGAAGTATTTGGAGACTGTTGACACCATTGAGCCGATCCCCGATGCTTTCTTTAATCCTCTTTATGAAAAACTCAAGATGTACTATGTGACCGGCGGTATGCCCGAATCCGTTCTGATGTGGACGGAGGCACGGGATGTAGCTGCCATGCAGGAAGCCCTGTCCGGGATCATTGGCACCTACGAGCGGGATTTTGCCAAGCATCCCAATATCAGTGAGTTCCCGAAGATCTCTATGATTTGGAAATCCATACCGTCTCAGCTGGCAAGAGAAAACAAGAAGTTTATCTACAAAGTTGTCAAAGAGGGCGCAAGAGCCCGTGAATACGAAGATGCCCTGCAGTGGCTGGTAGATTCCCGTCTGGTGCACAAAATCTACCGCAGCTCCGCTCCCGGCCTGCCTGTGGCTGCCTACGATGACCTTTCTGCCTTTAAGATTTATCTGGTGGATGTGGGTCTACTCCGCCGTCTGGCGCAGCTGGCTCCTACAGCCTTTGGTGAAGGCAACCGCCTGTTCACGGAATTCAAAGGCGCTCTTACCGAGGACTTTGTGCTTCAGACCTTAATCACGCAGTTTGAAGTGATTCCCCGATACTGGAGCCAGAACAATCCTCCTTACGAGGTAGATTTCCTCATTCAGAGAGAAAATGACATTTTCCCTGTAGAGGTCAAATCCGAGACCAACACCACCAGCAAGAGTCTCAAGAAATTCAAGGAGTTGTTCCCAGATCAAGTGAAGCTCCGTGTACGGTTCTCTCTGGATAATCTGAAGATGGACGATGATGTACTGAATATTCCACTGTTCATGGCAGACCATGCAGATCGGTTGATTGGGCTGGCATTGGAGCAGAAAAACAAGTAA
- a CDS encoding beta-galactosidase produces the protein MWLGVDYYPEQWDPALMEADMDTIREMGGNVIRIAEFSWHLMEKVEGQYDFSFFDGVIAKAKEKGLKVIMGTPTATIPAWLAKKHPSILSQFENGQKRTFGGRHVYCFNSPEMYEYSEKIIRALVGHYRGEKQIVAWQIDNEIGHEGSDLCWCPQCQKAFQSFLSEKFGGDIDKLNDTYGTTFWSQEYNSFEEIPLPAETITTHNPALRLDWERFRSLSICRFMDFQAHLVHEVDPQAVVMHDFPGGGLDKHVDYSQVAKSLDVVAYNNYPVWGGQKVPIPPHEIAFGLDYIRGLSRKNFWITEAIMGAQGHDVTGFLPRPNQAKMWSYQGMAHGCNSMMYFRYRGATKGAEQFCYGVLDADNVKGRKFYEVQSFFRDISQYAQAMDAPIHSDVAIVYDYDSLASFRIQRQSILLDCAGEMKKLYKAFYDGNIPVDVIPAEADLSGYKVVLLPQLIITKPEFRTKAEAFVQNGGTLVLTYRNAVKDADNNIPVGEIVPVGYTGLTGVTVTETESLQDLNAFPVEGQGAFAGSQGFGGIFRDMLEARDAEVLYRYADTFYTKFAAVTRRKQGAGTVYYLGCALDEGTTAKLMGTILADNQIETTPSEDGVEIMIRGSAEQKVRMLINHNDHEVHFQNKTLPPFGCTVELL, from the coding sequence ATGTGGTTAGGAGTTGACTACTACCCTGAGCAGTGGGACCCCGCCCTGATGGAGGCTGACATGGACACCATCCGGGAAATGGGCGGAAATGTGATCCGGATCGCTGAGTTTTCCTGGCATCTGATGGAGAAGGTTGAGGGGCAATATGACTTCTCCTTCTTTGACGGCGTCATCGCCAAGGCCAAAGAAAAGGGTCTGAAGGTGATCATGGGCACACCCACCGCTACCATCCCTGCCTGGCTGGCGAAAAAGCACCCCAGTATTCTCTCTCAATTTGAGAACGGACAGAAGCGGACGTTCGGCGGACGTCACGTCTACTGCTTTAACAGCCCGGAGATGTATGAGTATTCTGAGAAAATCATTCGCGCCCTTGTGGGCCATTACAGAGGTGAAAAGCAGATTGTGGCCTGGCAGATTGACAACGAGATCGGCCACGAAGGGAGCGATTTGTGCTGGTGTCCCCAATGCCAAAAGGCGTTTCAGAGTTTCCTGAGCGAAAAATTTGGGGGAGACATTGACAAGCTGAACGATACTTATGGCACCACCTTCTGGTCTCAGGAGTACAACAGCTTTGAAGAAATTCCTCTCCCCGCTGAGACCATCACCACTCACAACCCTGCCCTGCGGCTGGACTGGGAACGGTTCCGAAGTCTGAGCATTTGCCGTTTCATGGACTTCCAGGCCCACCTGGTCCATGAGGTGGATCCCCAAGCTGTGGTCATGCACGATTTCCCCGGCGGCGGCCTGGATAAGCATGTGGACTACTCCCAGGTGGCCAAGAGCCTGGATGTCGTAGCTTACAACAATTACCCCGTCTGGGGTGGGCAGAAGGTGCCGATTCCTCCCCACGAGATCGCCTTTGGTCTGGACTATATCCGGGGTCTGAGCAGAAAGAACTTCTGGATCACCGAGGCCATTATGGGTGCCCAGGGCCACGATGTTACCGGTTTCCTTCCCCGGCCCAACCAGGCAAAGATGTGGTCTTACCAGGGCATGGCCCATGGATGCAACTCCATGATGTACTTCCGCTACCGGGGAGCTACCAAGGGGGCCGAGCAGTTCTGCTACGGTGTGTTGGATGCGGACAATGTGAAGGGGCGGAAATTCTACGAGGTCCAGAGCTTCTTCCGGGATATCAGCCAATATGCCCAGGCCATGGACGCCCCCATTCACAGTGACGTGGCCATCGTCTATGACTATGACTCCCTGGCCAGCTTCCGTATTCAGCGCCAGAGTATTCTGCTGGATTGCGCAGGGGAGATGAAAAAGCTGTATAAGGCCTTTTATGATGGCAATATCCCGGTGGACGTTATCCCGGCAGAGGCAGATTTGTCTGGCTACAAGGTTGTCTTACTGCCCCAGCTGATTATTACGAAGCCGGAGTTCCGGACTAAGGCGGAAGCTTTCGTCCAGAATGGCGGCACCCTGGTCCTCACCTATCGGAATGCGGTGAAAGATGCCGATAACAATATCCCCGTCGGTGAAATTGTCCCCGTAGGCTACACTGGGCTGACCGGGGTAACGGTTACAGAAACCGAGAGTCTTCAGGACCTGAACGCCTTCCCTGTGGAAGGCCAGGGAGCATTCGCCGGCAGCCAGGGCTTCGGCGGTATCTTCCGGGACATGTTGGAAGCCCGGGATGCTGAGGTGCTATATCGCTACGCGGACACCTTCTACACCAAATTTGCCGCTGTCACTCGGAGAAAACAGGGCGCGGGAACAGTGTACTACCTTGGCTGTGCCTTAGATGAGGGTACCACTGCCAAGCTAATGGGTACCATATTGGCCGACAACCAGATTGAGACAACTCCCTCCGAGGACGGGGTAGAGATTATGATCCGGGGTAGTGCGGAGCAGAAGGTTCGCATGCTCATCAACCATAATGACCACGAGGTACATTTCCAGAATAAGACACTGCCTCCTTTCGGTTGCACAGTGGAGCTGCTTTAA
- the melB gene encoding melibiose:sodium transporter MelB: MQQLEKLSWRSKLSFGVGAFGKDLVYALVGNLFMFYLTDVRFVAPAFVGTLFMVARIWDAFNDPFMGMVVDNTRSKWGKFRPWIMIGTVLNAIVLALMFWNVDFEGNTFLAFCAVLYILWGMTYTIDDIPYWSMVPALTDDENERSQVSAIPRLFASFAWLIVGSFGLKIIDTAGGGDRKIGFAYFAMMVSVIFVVCSAITVINCKEKVVTKSAEKTTAKGMLHVLIANDQVKVILGIALFFNFSYQLSNSFSLYYFSYAIGIEALYPVYTGVAGIAQMAAQFTFPMVTKFIGRGKAFFLACFLPVAGFLLLFVVGIVAPSSIAAVGVSSAVVNYGIGFMLVFITVMLADVVDYGEYSLGTRNESILFSMQTFIVKFAGAFSGFVSGIGLTLIGWKAGVTPGAGTIMGLKVIMIIIPAILSALCYVFYKSGYKLTGEFYNKMVRELRARKEQ; this comes from the coding sequence ATGCAGCAGCTGGAAAAACTGTCTTGGCGCTCAAAGCTCAGCTTTGGCGTCGGTGCCTTTGGCAAGGACCTGGTCTATGCTTTGGTTGGCAACCTGTTCATGTTCTATCTGACCGATGTGCGCTTTGTCGCTCCCGCCTTTGTGGGCACCCTGTTTATGGTGGCCCGAATCTGGGACGCTTTTAACGACCCCTTTATGGGCATGGTGGTGGACAATACCCGGAGCAAATGGGGCAAATTCCGCCCCTGGATCATGATCGGCACTGTACTTAACGCCATTGTCCTGGCCCTGATGTTCTGGAACGTAGACTTTGAGGGCAACACCTTCCTGGCCTTCTGCGCTGTACTGTACATTCTGTGGGGCATGACCTATACCATTGATGATATCCCCTACTGGTCCATGGTTCCCGCCCTGACGGACGATGAAAATGAGCGCAGTCAGGTGTCCGCGATCCCCCGTCTGTTCGCCTCTTTTGCTTGGCTGATCGTAGGTTCCTTCGGCTTAAAAATTATCGACACGGCTGGCGGCGGCGACCGTAAAATTGGTTTTGCCTATTTCGCCATGATGGTCAGTGTGATTTTTGTTGTATGTTCCGCCATCACTGTGATAAACTGCAAAGAGAAAGTTGTCACGAAGAGCGCGGAGAAAACCACTGCCAAGGGCATGCTGCATGTCCTCATCGCCAACGACCAGGTGAAGGTCATTCTGGGCATTGCGCTGTTCTTCAATTTTTCCTATCAGTTGTCCAACTCCTTTTCCCTGTACTACTTCAGCTACGCGATTGGCATTGAGGCTCTGTACCCCGTTTACACTGGCGTGGCCGGTATTGCCCAGATGGCCGCTCAGTTCACATTCCCCATGGTTACCAAGTTCATTGGCCGCGGAAAGGCGTTCTTCCTGGCTTGCTTCCTGCCGGTGGCCGGCTTCCTGCTGCTGTTCGTTGTGGGCATCGTCGCTCCCTCCAGCATCGCCGCTGTGGGCGTCTCCTCCGCGGTGGTTAACTACGGCATCGGCTTTATGCTGGTCTTTATTACGGTCATGCTGGCCGACGTGGTGGATTACGGCGAGTACTCCCTGGGCACTCGGAACGAGTCGATCCTGTTTTCCATGCAGACCTTCATTGTGAAATTCGCCGGCGCGTTCTCCGGTTTCGTCAGCGGCATCGGCCTGACTCTCATCGGCTGGAAAGCAGGCGTTACGCCCGGCGCGGGCACCATCATGGGCCTGAAGGTTATTATGATCATTATCCCCGCGATTCTGTCCGCTCTGTGCTATGTGTTCTATAAGAGCGGCTACAAGCTGACGGGTGAGTTCTACAATAAGATGGTCCGCGAGCTGCGGGCAAGAAAGGAGCAGTAA
- a CDS encoding LacI family DNA-binding transcriptional regulator, giving the protein MTTLKDIAQIAGVAQGTVSRILNQDPTLCVTGETRERVMRITESLGYKKNTLRTASSAPTEQEKRIGVVQMFDMEELREDIYYLALKNILDEECFSRQWITVPLYRDERRRFVRRDQAPLDGLFAIGRFTQKEVASFHEYTDNIVFLDSDPEPMRYYSILPNYHLAVQLALKHLRINGHQLIAYLGGVNTFGDHKELTMDPRFYYYRASQANRDSYDPSLVLDCEMNAKSGYAAMRNFLETYGRPPEAMFIASDSIAPGAMMALRERGLRVPEDISIVTFNNTVLSEYSDPPLTSIELFMRENIRAAAFCMQLLWQGNVRGKRIVVPCELVSRGSVAPAPTDSPPSEL; this is encoded by the coding sequence ATGACCACCTTGAAGGATATTGCTCAAATTGCCGGTGTAGCCCAGGGTACGGTCTCCCGTATTTTGAATCAGGATCCAACCTTGTGCGTCACTGGTGAGACGCGAGAACGAGTTATGCGTATCACAGAATCCCTGGGCTATAAAAAAAACACACTCCGGACCGCATCGTCAGCTCCAACAGAGCAGGAGAAGCGGATCGGCGTTGTGCAAATGTTTGATATGGAGGAGCTGCGGGAGGATATCTACTACCTTGCCCTGAAAAATATCCTGGATGAGGAATGCTTCTCCCGGCAGTGGATTACAGTCCCCCTCTACCGGGATGAGCGGCGTCGTTTTGTCCGGCGGGATCAGGCGCCTCTGGATGGCTTGTTTGCCATAGGGCGCTTCACACAGAAAGAAGTGGCCAGCTTCCACGAGTATACGGACAACATCGTTTTTTTGGACTCGGATCCGGAGCCTATGCGGTATTATAGTATTTTACCCAACTATCATCTGGCAGTCCAGCTGGCACTGAAGCATCTGCGGATAAACGGCCATCAACTGATTGCCTATCTGGGCGGCGTCAACACCTTCGGCGACCACAAAGAGCTGACGATGGACCCCCGTTTTTACTATTACCGGGCCAGTCAGGCTAACCGGGACAGTTATGACCCATCGCTGGTGTTGGACTGTGAAATGAACGCAAAAAGCGGCTATGCCGCTATGCGGAACTTTTTGGAAACGTATGGCCGGCCGCCCGAAGCGATGTTTATTGCCAGCGACTCCATTGCACCAGGAGCCATGATGGCTCTGCGGGAACGGGGGCTGCGGGTGCCCGAGGATATCAGCATCGTCACCTTTAATAACACCGTATTGTCGGAGTATTCTGATCCTCCTCTCACTTCTATTGAACTGTTCATGCGTGAAAATATTCGGGCTGCTGCCTTCTGTATGCAGCTTCTCTGGCAGGGGAATGTCCGGGGCAAGCGAATTGTGGTTCCTTGCGAACTGGTGTCCCGAGGAAGTGTTGCCCCTGCCCCAACTGATAGTCCACCATCTGAACTATGA
- the hydA gene encoding dihydropyrimidinase: protein MKQVLKGGIVVGGSGSFKADVLIDGEKVAAVGTGEEIGHLADKDTRVVDVEGCLLFPGFIDAHTHFDLHVAGTVTADDFATGTKAAVRGGTTTIVDFGTQYTGESLADGLRNWHERADGRCSCDYGFHMSISDWNPSVSRELDDMMEEGITSFKLYMTYDTQVDDKTIFEILRRLKEVGGITGVHCENSGMIAALQAEAKAAGRMGVESHPATRPAAAEAEAIDRLLRLAEVADIPVIVVHLTCREGCDVIMEARRRGQKVYAETCPQYLLMDDSLYGLTGMEGAKYVCAPPLRKPEDSQRLWRALADGTIQTVSTDHCSFTTAQKALGKDDFTKIPGGMPGVETRGTLLFTYGVDAGRITRERMCQLLSENPAKLYGMYPEKGVIAPGSDADIVVMRTGVEDTVTAADQVQNVDYAPFEGRKLTARIESVFLRGTQVVKDHQVVVEKAGRFVKRGKYAL, encoded by the coding sequence ATGAAGCAGGTATTAAAAGGCGGAATTGTTGTTGGCGGAAGCGGCAGTTTCAAGGCAGATGTGCTCATTGACGGGGAAAAGGTGGCGGCAGTGGGAACCGGGGAGGAAATCGGGCATCTGGCAGACAAGGATACCCGGGTTGTGGATGTGGAAGGCTGCCTTCTCTTTCCGGGATTTATTGATGCGCACACCCATTTTGACCTCCATGTGGCGGGAACTGTCACGGCAGATGATTTTGCCACGGGAACCAAGGCGGCTGTCAGGGGCGGCACCACCACCATCGTGGACTTCGGAACACAGTACACAGGGGAGAGCCTGGCTGACGGCCTCAGGAACTGGCATGAAAGAGCGGACGGCAGGTGCTCCTGCGATTACGGATTCCACATGTCCATATCGGACTGGAACCCATCGGTCAGCAGGGAATTGGACGACATGATGGAAGAGGGAATCACCTCATTTAAGCTGTACATGACATACGATACCCAGGTGGACGATAAAACCATCTTTGAAATTCTGCGCAGGCTTAAGGAGGTGGGAGGAATCACCGGTGTTCACTGTGAGAACAGCGGCATGATAGCTGCCCTGCAGGCAGAGGCAAAGGCTGCCGGAAGGATGGGCGTGGAAAGCCACCCGGCCACCCGACCCGCTGCCGCAGAGGCGGAGGCCATAGACAGGCTGCTCAGGCTGGCGGAAGTGGCGGATATCCCTGTGATTGTGGTGCACCTTACCTGCCGGGAGGGCTGCGACGTCATTATGGAGGCCAGGAGAAGGGGCCAGAAGGTATACGCGGAGACCTGCCCCCAGTATCTGCTTATGGATGACAGCCTGTACGGGCTTACGGGCATGGAAGGGGCAAAATATGTGTGCGCGCCTCCTTTGAGGAAACCGGAGGATTCCCAGCGCCTGTGGAGGGCTCTGGCGGACGGGACCATCCAGACCGTGTCCACGGACCACTGCAGCTTTACCACAGCGCAGAAGGCGCTGGGGAAGGATGACTTTACAAAGATTCCGGGAGGAATGCCGGGGGTAGAGACAAGGGGTACGCTGCTCTTCACCTACGGCGTGGACGCGGGAAGGATTACCAGGGAAAGGATGTGCCAGCTTCTGTCGGAAAATCCCGCCAAGCTCTATGGAATGTACCCCGAAAAGGGAGTCATTGCCCCTGGAAGCGACGCGGATATCGTTGTCATGCGTACCGGTGTAGAGGATACGGTCACGGCAGCGGACCAGGTGCAGAATGTGGACTACGCCCCCTTTGAGGGAAGGAAGCTGACGGCACGTATAGAGAGCGTGTTCCTGCGCGGCACCCAGGTGGTGAAGGACCATCAGGTGGTGGTTGAAAAGGCCGGGAGGTTTGTGAAGCGCGGGAAGTATGCGCTGTAG
- a CDS encoding GNAT family N-acetyltransferase, whose translation MDNNLEGTGHEMEHGMEHEMEHGMGHRMTNKAVEFRFAEPQDVNLILRFIKELADYEGMLDQVVATEELLNQWLFEKEKAEVILGMKDGEAVGFALFFHNFSTFLGRSGIYLEDLYVRPEYRGQGFGTAFLNRLAAIAVERGCGRLEWWCLDWNKPSIDFYLGMGAQAMSDWTVYRIDGERLKAMAVTAQG comes from the coding sequence ATGGACAACAACCTTGAAGGGACAGGGCATGAAATGGAGCACGGAATGGAGCATGAAATGGAGCACGGAATGGGACATAGAATGACGAATAAGGCCGTTGAATTCCGGTTTGCAGAACCTCAGGACGTAAACCTGATTCTCAGGTTCATAAAAGAGCTGGCTGATTACGAGGGAATGCTGGACCAGGTGGTGGCTACAGAGGAGCTGCTGAATCAGTGGCTGTTTGAAAAGGAAAAAGCAGAGGTGATTCTGGGGATGAAGGATGGGGAGGCAGTTGGATTTGCGCTGTTCTTCCATAATTTCTCCACATTCCTGGGCAGGTCCGGCATTTATCTGGAGGACTTGTATGTGCGTCCGGAGTACCGGGGCCAGGGCTTCGGAACCGCCTTTTTGAACCGGCTGGCAGCCATTGCGGTGGAGCGGGGCTGCGGACGTCTGGAGTGGTGGTGCCTGGACTGGAATAAGCCAAGCATTGACTTTTATCTGGGAATGGGCGCCCAGGCCATGAGTGACTGGACCGTGTACCGGATTGACGGGGAACGGCTGAAGGCCATGGCAGTTACTGCTCAAGGGTAA